The following coding sequences are from one Chelonoidis abingdonii isolate Lonesome George chromosome 4, CheloAbing_2.0, whole genome shotgun sequence window:
- the PRR14 gene encoding proline-rich protein 14 isoform X3 encodes MEHPMARGALAGGGTRLSASERNIRRRRLIVYRPSTAKQSSPAPQGPEEKAPPLYWLPQGRAGSPQARRQSERLQGRRQRLQQGVPQWGPGAELWLVASPMERARHRVSQRGTSPSAHPAIPSFPRHHLPGKALPPLESPPPGSDWTPRHQEPAVDRPSLKEHRSPVCQRPENKAPASCWSPQDTARSESERLQGKRWLVRQEAPQQSRGPGASPSISQQGKELVTSPMERAQQRILTVALEECPMAADASLQQEDLLMPSPPNTVDKLTASSSSSDQWESCPQPADPVPEEAEPPGSLLPSSSSTWPPPICSLLRPQATVPPLRHWSIAPLFQSVKSKLETFADIFLSPVKPRLRPPPSPHPDEGEGGGQPAEPPLPEEEPAQSRSGPSQQEAHSSRQGVNIEVKIAISQPAERRGPGEAKDDGEGDSIVSCRPPICQWRLSPEDPSQPRLGRSYSCPDFPWAMPSPLPASAPCPPRRRRHTVCSLEVSRELLRGHPSLPVLPCLRKEVFPFPSPASRRLLSPVVCMTRCDEARSSCPGPPHHEEPATALLCPRDGSQHPKQAERGHGVTTGGILLSHTDTKCSPEETTGKVSRFRIRKTPAKQQANLTPMGLPRPVRLDKKEFSLEEIYTNKNYRTPTEKRTFETIFEEPRERNGALVLTSQRKLKRTMEFQDSSLPRKQRRARPRGRLTGRAPGGRRAPPQHPDLEELLRQRLAELDALFEADED; translated from the exons atggaGCACCCCATGGCCAGAGGGGCGCTGGCAGGGGGCGGCACCAGGCTGTCTGCCTCAGAGCGGAACATCCGACGCCGGAGGCTCATCGTGTATAG ACCCTCCACTGCAAAGCagagctcccccgccccccaggggcCCGAGGAGAAGGCTCCCCCGCTGTACTggctgccccagggcagggccgggTCTCCTCAGGCAAGGCGCCAGTCggagaggctgcagggcagaCGGCAGcggctgcagcagggggtgccTCAGTGGGGCCCGGGGGCGGAGCTGTGGCTGGTGGCCTCGCCCATGGAGAGAGCCCGGCACAGG GTCTCCCAAAGGGGCACCTCTCCCTCAGCTCATCCAGCCATCCCCTCCTTCCCAAGACACCACCTCCCTGGGAAGGCCTTGCCCCCTCTTGAGAGCCCTCCGCCTGGTTCGGATTGGACCCCTAGGCATCAGGAGCCCGCCGTAGACAG ACCCTCCCTGAAGGAGCATCGGTCTCCCGTCTGCCAGAGGCCTGAGAATAAGGCCCCTGCATCATGCTGGTCGCCCCAGGACACGGCCCGGTCCGAGTCAGAGCGGCTGCAGGGCAAGCGATGGCTGGTGCggcaggaggcaccacagcagaGTCGGGGGCCGGGGGCATCTCCCTCCATCTCCCAGCAGGGGAAGGAGCTGGTGACGTCACCCATGGAGAGGGCCCAGCAACGCATCCTGACTGTGGCACTGGAGGAGTGCCCCATGgcagca GATGCCAGCCTTCAGCAGGAAGATCTGCTGATGCCGTCGCCTCCTAACAC GGTTGATAAGCTGACagcatcttcctcttcctcagaccagTGGGAGAGCTGCCCACAGCCAG CAGATCCTGTTCCAGAAGAAGCCGAGCCACCTGGCAGCCtcctgccttcctcctcctccacctggcCTCCCCCGATCTGTTCGCTGCTGCGCCCCCAGGCCACGGTCCCCCCCTTGCGGCACTGGAGTATTGCCCCGCTCTTCCAGAGCGTCAAATCCAAGCTGGAGACCTTCGCCGACATCTTTCTCAGCCCGGTCAAGCCGCGCCTGCGCCCCCCACCATCTCCCCATCCGGATGAGGGAGAGGGTGGAGGGCAGCCGGCGGAGCCCCCGCTCCCCGAGGAGGAGCCAGCGCAGAGCCGGAGCGGGCCGAGCCAGCAGGAGGCGCACAGCTCACGCCAGGGGGTGAACATCGAGGTGAAAATTGCCATCTcgcagccagcagagaggaggggcccTGGCGAGGCCAAAGATGACGGGGAGGGGGACAGCATTGTGAGCTGCAGACCCCCCATCTGCCAGTGGCGCCTGAGCCCTGAGGACCCCAGCCAGCCCCGCCTGGGCCGCAGCTATTCCTGCCCAGACTTCCCCTGGGCCATGCCGTCCCCGTTGCCAGCGTCTGCCCCCTGCCCGCCACGCCGGCGGCGTCACACGGTCTGCAGCCTGGAGGTGTCGCGGGAGTTGCTGCGGGGCCACCCCTCGCTCCCCGTCCTACCCTGCCTGCGCAAGGAggtcttccccttcccctccccggcCTCCCGCCGCCTGCTCAGCCCGGTGGTGTGCATGACCCGCTGCGACGAGGCCCGTTCCTCCTGCCCAGGGCCACCCCACCACGAGGagcctgccactgccctgctttgccccag GGACGGCTCCCAGCACCCAAAGCAGGCGGAGAGGGGCCATGGTGTCACCACAGGCGGGATTCTCCTGTCACACACAGATACCAAG TGTTCCCCGGAAGAGACCACAGGGAAAGTGTCCCGTTTCCGCATCCGCAAGACCCCAGCCAAACAGCAAGCCAACCTCACGCCAATGGGCCTGCCCCGACCGGTCAG GTTGGACAAGAAGGAGTTCAGTTTGGAGGAGATCTACACGAATAAGAACTACCGCACTCCCACCGAGAAGCG GACCTTCGAGACAATCTTCGAGGAGCCTCGGGAGCGGAATGGGGCACTGGTGCTTACCAGCCAGCGCAAGCTGAAGCGAACCATGGAATTCCAGGACAGCAGCCTGCCCCGCAAGCAGCGCCGTGCCCGGCCCCGGGGGAGGCTGACGGGGCGAGCGCCAGGTGGGCGACgggccccaccccagcaccccGACCTGGAGGAACTGCTGCGCCAGCGCCTGGCCGAGCTGGATGCCCTATTTGAAGCTGATGAGGACTAG
- the PRR14 gene encoding proline-rich protein 14 isoform X4: protein MEHPMARGALAGGGTRLSASERNIRRRRLIVYRPSTAKQSSPAPQGPEEKAPPLYWLPQGRAGSPQVSQRGTSPSAHPAIPSFPRHHLPGKALPPLESPPPGSDWTPRHQEPAVDRPSLKEHRSPVCQRPENKAPASCWSPQDTARSESERLQGKRWLVRQEAPQQSRGPGASPSISQQGKELVTSPMERAQQRILTVALEECPMAADASLQQEDLLMPSPPNTVDKLTASSSSSDQWESCPQPADPVPEEAEPPGSLLPSSSSTWPPPICSLLRPQATVPPLRHWSIAPLFQSVKSKLETFADIFLSPVKPRLRPPPSPHPDEGEGGGQPAEPPLPEEEPAQSRSGPSQQEAHSSRQGVNIEVKIAISQPAERRGPGEAKDDGEGDSIVSCRPPICQWRLSPEDPSQPRLGRSYSCPDFPWAMPSPLPASAPCPPRRRRHTVCSLEVSRELLRGHPSLPVLPCLRKEVFPFPSPASRRLLSPVVCMTRCDEARSSCPGPPHHEEPATALLCPRDGSQHPKQAERGHGVTTGGILLSHTDTKCSPEETTGKVSRFRIRKTPAKQQANLTPMGLPRPVRLDKKEFSLEEIYTNKNYRTPTEKRTFETIFEEPRERNGALVLTSQRKLKRTMEFQDSSLPRKQRRARPRGRLTGRAPGGRRAPPQHPDLEELLRQRLAELDALFEADED from the exons atggaGCACCCCATGGCCAGAGGGGCGCTGGCAGGGGGCGGCACCAGGCTGTCTGCCTCAGAGCGGAACATCCGACGCCGGAGGCTCATCGTGTATAG ACCCTCCACTGCAAAGCagagctcccccgccccccaggggcCCGAGGAGAAGGCTCCCCCGCTGTACTggctgccccagggcagggccgggTCTCCTCAG GTCTCCCAAAGGGGCACCTCTCCCTCAGCTCATCCAGCCATCCCCTCCTTCCCAAGACACCACCTCCCTGGGAAGGCCTTGCCCCCTCTTGAGAGCCCTCCGCCTGGTTCGGATTGGACCCCTAGGCATCAGGAGCCCGCCGTAGACAG ACCCTCCCTGAAGGAGCATCGGTCTCCCGTCTGCCAGAGGCCTGAGAATAAGGCCCCTGCATCATGCTGGTCGCCCCAGGACACGGCCCGGTCCGAGTCAGAGCGGCTGCAGGGCAAGCGATGGCTGGTGCggcaggaggcaccacagcagaGTCGGGGGCCGGGGGCATCTCCCTCCATCTCCCAGCAGGGGAAGGAGCTGGTGACGTCACCCATGGAGAGGGCCCAGCAACGCATCCTGACTGTGGCACTGGAGGAGTGCCCCATGgcagca GATGCCAGCCTTCAGCAGGAAGATCTGCTGATGCCGTCGCCTCCTAACAC GGTTGATAAGCTGACagcatcttcctcttcctcagaccagTGGGAGAGCTGCCCACAGCCAG CAGATCCTGTTCCAGAAGAAGCCGAGCCACCTGGCAGCCtcctgccttcctcctcctccacctggcCTCCCCCGATCTGTTCGCTGCTGCGCCCCCAGGCCACGGTCCCCCCCTTGCGGCACTGGAGTATTGCCCCGCTCTTCCAGAGCGTCAAATCCAAGCTGGAGACCTTCGCCGACATCTTTCTCAGCCCGGTCAAGCCGCGCCTGCGCCCCCCACCATCTCCCCATCCGGATGAGGGAGAGGGTGGAGGGCAGCCGGCGGAGCCCCCGCTCCCCGAGGAGGAGCCAGCGCAGAGCCGGAGCGGGCCGAGCCAGCAGGAGGCGCACAGCTCACGCCAGGGGGTGAACATCGAGGTGAAAATTGCCATCTcgcagccagcagagaggaggggcccTGGCGAGGCCAAAGATGACGGGGAGGGGGACAGCATTGTGAGCTGCAGACCCCCCATCTGCCAGTGGCGCCTGAGCCCTGAGGACCCCAGCCAGCCCCGCCTGGGCCGCAGCTATTCCTGCCCAGACTTCCCCTGGGCCATGCCGTCCCCGTTGCCAGCGTCTGCCCCCTGCCCGCCACGCCGGCGGCGTCACACGGTCTGCAGCCTGGAGGTGTCGCGGGAGTTGCTGCGGGGCCACCCCTCGCTCCCCGTCCTACCCTGCCTGCGCAAGGAggtcttccccttcccctccccggcCTCCCGCCGCCTGCTCAGCCCGGTGGTGTGCATGACCCGCTGCGACGAGGCCCGTTCCTCCTGCCCAGGGCCACCCCACCACGAGGagcctgccactgccctgctttgccccag GGACGGCTCCCAGCACCCAAAGCAGGCGGAGAGGGGCCATGGTGTCACCACAGGCGGGATTCTCCTGTCACACACAGATACCAAG TGTTCCCCGGAAGAGACCACAGGGAAAGTGTCCCGTTTCCGCATCCGCAAGACCCCAGCCAAACAGCAAGCCAACCTCACGCCAATGGGCCTGCCCCGACCGGTCAG GTTGGACAAGAAGGAGTTCAGTTTGGAGGAGATCTACACGAATAAGAACTACCGCACTCCCACCGAGAAGCG GACCTTCGAGACAATCTTCGAGGAGCCTCGGGAGCGGAATGGGGCACTGGTGCTTACCAGCCAGCGCAAGCTGAAGCGAACCATGGAATTCCAGGACAGCAGCCTGCCCCGCAAGCAGCGCCGTGCCCGGCCCCGGGGGAGGCTGACGGGGCGAGCGCCAGGTGGGCGACgggccccaccccagcaccccGACCTGGAGGAACTGCTGCGCCAGCGCCTGGCCGAGCTGGATGCCCTATTTGAAGCTGATGAGGACTAG
- the PRR14 gene encoding proline-rich protein 14 isoform X1, translating into MEHPMARGALAGGGTRLSASERNIRRRRLIVYRPSTAKQSSPAPQGPEEKAPPLYWLPQGRAGSPQARRQSERLQGRRQRLQQGVPQWGPGAELWLVASPMERARHRVLAIALEECLATTQGAVSQRGTSPSAHPAIPSFPRHHLPGKALPPLESPPPGSDWTPRHQEPAVDRPSLKEHRSPVCQRPENKAPASCWSPQDTARSESERLQGKRWLVRQEAPQQSRGPGASPSISQQGKELVTSPMERAQQRILTVALEECPMAADASLQQEDLLMPSPPNTVDKLTASSSSSDQWESCPQPADPVPEEAEPPGSLLPSSSSTWPPPICSLLRPQATVPPLRHWSIAPLFQSVKSKLETFADIFLSPVKPRLRPPPSPHPDEGEGGGQPAEPPLPEEEPAQSRSGPSQQEAHSSRQGVNIEVKIAISQPAERRGPGEAKDDGEGDSIVSCRPPICQWRLSPEDPSQPRLGRSYSCPDFPWAMPSPLPASAPCPPRRRRHTVCSLEVSRELLRGHPSLPVLPCLRKEVFPFPSPASRRLLSPVVCMTRCDEARSSCPGPPHHEEPATALLCPRDGSQHPKQAERGHGVTTGGILLSHTDTKCSPEETTGKVSRFRIRKTPAKQQANLTPMGLPRPVRLDKKEFSLEEIYTNKNYRTPTEKRTFETIFEEPRERNGALVLTSQRKLKRTMEFQDSSLPRKQRRARPRGRLTGRAPGGRRAPPQHPDLEELLRQRLAELDALFEADED; encoded by the exons atggaGCACCCCATGGCCAGAGGGGCGCTGGCAGGGGGCGGCACCAGGCTGTCTGCCTCAGAGCGGAACATCCGACGCCGGAGGCTCATCGTGTATAG ACCCTCCACTGCAAAGCagagctcccccgccccccaggggcCCGAGGAGAAGGCTCCCCCGCTGTACTggctgccccagggcagggccgggTCTCCTCAGGCAAGGCGCCAGTCggagaggctgcagggcagaCGGCAGcggctgcagcagggggtgccTCAGTGGGGCCCGGGGGCGGAGCTGTGGCTGGTGGCCTCGCCCATGGAGAGAGCCCGGCACAGGGTACTGGCCATTGCCCTGGAGGAGTGTCTTGCCACCACACAAGGGGCT GTCTCCCAAAGGGGCACCTCTCCCTCAGCTCATCCAGCCATCCCCTCCTTCCCAAGACACCACCTCCCTGGGAAGGCCTTGCCCCCTCTTGAGAGCCCTCCGCCTGGTTCGGATTGGACCCCTAGGCATCAGGAGCCCGCCGTAGACAG ACCCTCCCTGAAGGAGCATCGGTCTCCCGTCTGCCAGAGGCCTGAGAATAAGGCCCCTGCATCATGCTGGTCGCCCCAGGACACGGCCCGGTCCGAGTCAGAGCGGCTGCAGGGCAAGCGATGGCTGGTGCggcaggaggcaccacagcagaGTCGGGGGCCGGGGGCATCTCCCTCCATCTCCCAGCAGGGGAAGGAGCTGGTGACGTCACCCATGGAGAGGGCCCAGCAACGCATCCTGACTGTGGCACTGGAGGAGTGCCCCATGgcagca GATGCCAGCCTTCAGCAGGAAGATCTGCTGATGCCGTCGCCTCCTAACAC GGTTGATAAGCTGACagcatcttcctcttcctcagaccagTGGGAGAGCTGCCCACAGCCAG CAGATCCTGTTCCAGAAGAAGCCGAGCCACCTGGCAGCCtcctgccttcctcctcctccacctggcCTCCCCCGATCTGTTCGCTGCTGCGCCCCCAGGCCACGGTCCCCCCCTTGCGGCACTGGAGTATTGCCCCGCTCTTCCAGAGCGTCAAATCCAAGCTGGAGACCTTCGCCGACATCTTTCTCAGCCCGGTCAAGCCGCGCCTGCGCCCCCCACCATCTCCCCATCCGGATGAGGGAGAGGGTGGAGGGCAGCCGGCGGAGCCCCCGCTCCCCGAGGAGGAGCCAGCGCAGAGCCGGAGCGGGCCGAGCCAGCAGGAGGCGCACAGCTCACGCCAGGGGGTGAACATCGAGGTGAAAATTGCCATCTcgcagccagcagagaggaggggcccTGGCGAGGCCAAAGATGACGGGGAGGGGGACAGCATTGTGAGCTGCAGACCCCCCATCTGCCAGTGGCGCCTGAGCCCTGAGGACCCCAGCCAGCCCCGCCTGGGCCGCAGCTATTCCTGCCCAGACTTCCCCTGGGCCATGCCGTCCCCGTTGCCAGCGTCTGCCCCCTGCCCGCCACGCCGGCGGCGTCACACGGTCTGCAGCCTGGAGGTGTCGCGGGAGTTGCTGCGGGGCCACCCCTCGCTCCCCGTCCTACCCTGCCTGCGCAAGGAggtcttccccttcccctccccggcCTCCCGCCGCCTGCTCAGCCCGGTGGTGTGCATGACCCGCTGCGACGAGGCCCGTTCCTCCTGCCCAGGGCCACCCCACCACGAGGagcctgccactgccctgctttgccccag GGACGGCTCCCAGCACCCAAAGCAGGCGGAGAGGGGCCATGGTGTCACCACAGGCGGGATTCTCCTGTCACACACAGATACCAAG TGTTCCCCGGAAGAGACCACAGGGAAAGTGTCCCGTTTCCGCATCCGCAAGACCCCAGCCAAACAGCAAGCCAACCTCACGCCAATGGGCCTGCCCCGACCGGTCAG GTTGGACAAGAAGGAGTTCAGTTTGGAGGAGATCTACACGAATAAGAACTACCGCACTCCCACCGAGAAGCG GACCTTCGAGACAATCTTCGAGGAGCCTCGGGAGCGGAATGGGGCACTGGTGCTTACCAGCCAGCGCAAGCTGAAGCGAACCATGGAATTCCAGGACAGCAGCCTGCCCCGCAAGCAGCGCCGTGCCCGGCCCCGGGGGAGGCTGACGGGGCGAGCGCCAGGTGGGCGACgggccccaccccagcaccccGACCTGGAGGAACTGCTGCGCCAGCGCCTGGCCGAGCTGGATGCCCTATTTGAAGCTGATGAGGACTAG
- the PRR14 gene encoding proline-rich protein 14 isoform X2 — MEHPMARGALAGGGTRLSASERNIRRRRLIVYRPSTAKQSSPAPQGPEEKAPPLYWLPQGRAGSPQARRQSERLQGRRQRLQQGVPQWGPGAELWLVASPMERARHRVLAIALEECLATTQGAVSQRGTSPSAHPAIPSFPRHHLPGKALPPLESPPPGSDWTPRHQEPAVDRPSLKEHRSPVCQRPENKAPASCWSPQDTARSESERLQGKRWLVRQEAPQQSRGPGASPSISQQGKELVTSPMERAQQRILTVALEECPMAADASLQQEDLLMPSPPNTVDKLTASSSSSDQWESCPQPDPVPEEAEPPGSLLPSSSSTWPPPICSLLRPQATVPPLRHWSIAPLFQSVKSKLETFADIFLSPVKPRLRPPPSPHPDEGEGGGQPAEPPLPEEEPAQSRSGPSQQEAHSSRQGVNIEVKIAISQPAERRGPGEAKDDGEGDSIVSCRPPICQWRLSPEDPSQPRLGRSYSCPDFPWAMPSPLPASAPCPPRRRRHTVCSLEVSRELLRGHPSLPVLPCLRKEVFPFPSPASRRLLSPVVCMTRCDEARSSCPGPPHHEEPATALLCPRDGSQHPKQAERGHGVTTGGILLSHTDTKCSPEETTGKVSRFRIRKTPAKQQANLTPMGLPRPVRLDKKEFSLEEIYTNKNYRTPTEKRTFETIFEEPRERNGALVLTSQRKLKRTMEFQDSSLPRKQRRARPRGRLTGRAPGGRRAPPQHPDLEELLRQRLAELDALFEADED, encoded by the exons atggaGCACCCCATGGCCAGAGGGGCGCTGGCAGGGGGCGGCACCAGGCTGTCTGCCTCAGAGCGGAACATCCGACGCCGGAGGCTCATCGTGTATAG ACCCTCCACTGCAAAGCagagctcccccgccccccaggggcCCGAGGAGAAGGCTCCCCCGCTGTACTggctgccccagggcagggccgggTCTCCTCAGGCAAGGCGCCAGTCggagaggctgcagggcagaCGGCAGcggctgcagcagggggtgccTCAGTGGGGCCCGGGGGCGGAGCTGTGGCTGGTGGCCTCGCCCATGGAGAGAGCCCGGCACAGGGTACTGGCCATTGCCCTGGAGGAGTGTCTTGCCACCACACAAGGGGCT GTCTCCCAAAGGGGCACCTCTCCCTCAGCTCATCCAGCCATCCCCTCCTTCCCAAGACACCACCTCCCTGGGAAGGCCTTGCCCCCTCTTGAGAGCCCTCCGCCTGGTTCGGATTGGACCCCTAGGCATCAGGAGCCCGCCGTAGACAG ACCCTCCCTGAAGGAGCATCGGTCTCCCGTCTGCCAGAGGCCTGAGAATAAGGCCCCTGCATCATGCTGGTCGCCCCAGGACACGGCCCGGTCCGAGTCAGAGCGGCTGCAGGGCAAGCGATGGCTGGTGCggcaggaggcaccacagcagaGTCGGGGGCCGGGGGCATCTCCCTCCATCTCCCAGCAGGGGAAGGAGCTGGTGACGTCACCCATGGAGAGGGCCCAGCAACGCATCCTGACTGTGGCACTGGAGGAGTGCCCCATGgcagca GATGCCAGCCTTCAGCAGGAAGATCTGCTGATGCCGTCGCCTCCTAACAC GGTTGATAAGCTGACagcatcttcctcttcctcagaccagTGGGAGAGCTGCCCACAGCCAG ATCCTGTTCCAGAAGAAGCCGAGCCACCTGGCAGCCtcctgccttcctcctcctccacctggcCTCCCCCGATCTGTTCGCTGCTGCGCCCCCAGGCCACGGTCCCCCCCTTGCGGCACTGGAGTATTGCCCCGCTCTTCCAGAGCGTCAAATCCAAGCTGGAGACCTTCGCCGACATCTTTCTCAGCCCGGTCAAGCCGCGCCTGCGCCCCCCACCATCTCCCCATCCGGATGAGGGAGAGGGTGGAGGGCAGCCGGCGGAGCCCCCGCTCCCCGAGGAGGAGCCAGCGCAGAGCCGGAGCGGGCCGAGCCAGCAGGAGGCGCACAGCTCACGCCAGGGGGTGAACATCGAGGTGAAAATTGCCATCTcgcagccagcagagaggaggggcccTGGCGAGGCCAAAGATGACGGGGAGGGGGACAGCATTGTGAGCTGCAGACCCCCCATCTGCCAGTGGCGCCTGAGCCCTGAGGACCCCAGCCAGCCCCGCCTGGGCCGCAGCTATTCCTGCCCAGACTTCCCCTGGGCCATGCCGTCCCCGTTGCCAGCGTCTGCCCCCTGCCCGCCACGCCGGCGGCGTCACACGGTCTGCAGCCTGGAGGTGTCGCGGGAGTTGCTGCGGGGCCACCCCTCGCTCCCCGTCCTACCCTGCCTGCGCAAGGAggtcttccccttcccctccccggcCTCCCGCCGCCTGCTCAGCCCGGTGGTGTGCATGACCCGCTGCGACGAGGCCCGTTCCTCCTGCCCAGGGCCACCCCACCACGAGGagcctgccactgccctgctttgccccag GGACGGCTCCCAGCACCCAAAGCAGGCGGAGAGGGGCCATGGTGTCACCACAGGCGGGATTCTCCTGTCACACACAGATACCAAG TGTTCCCCGGAAGAGACCACAGGGAAAGTGTCCCGTTTCCGCATCCGCAAGACCCCAGCCAAACAGCAAGCCAACCTCACGCCAATGGGCCTGCCCCGACCGGTCAG GTTGGACAAGAAGGAGTTCAGTTTGGAGGAGATCTACACGAATAAGAACTACCGCACTCCCACCGAGAAGCG GACCTTCGAGACAATCTTCGAGGAGCCTCGGGAGCGGAATGGGGCACTGGTGCTTACCAGCCAGCGCAAGCTGAAGCGAACCATGGAATTCCAGGACAGCAGCCTGCCCCGCAAGCAGCGCCGTGCCCGGCCCCGGGGGAGGCTGACGGGGCGAGCGCCAGGTGGGCGACgggccccaccccagcaccccGACCTGGAGGAACTGCTGCGCCAGCGCCTGGCCGAGCTGGATGCCCTATTTGAAGCTGATGAGGACTAG